The proteins below come from a single Kosakonia sp. SMBL-WEM22 genomic window:
- a CDS encoding MFS transporter, with product MEINSKTSPVYIQSREQNATRAIFFIAGLAMSSWAPLIPFVKTRLNLNDSTLGLLLFCIAAGSMLIMPFIGSIIKKFGCRRLIILGVLGLAVDLPLLMLFDQRSTMVMSLLLFGTFNGMLDVAMNAHAVVVEQESEQAKMSGFHGFYSIGSIAGAGSVSLFLWLDATPLLSVCAISVLLALLLATYSRYILPKQSDATGSKCETLRVLCHPPVLIIAVLCFFVFMLEGAMLDWSAVFMTSERGMSVSLAGFGYTLYSITVALGRLSGDRLVGSLGGKSMLLLGCAIACAGIVLLVFTRWGALPGFILVGAGLSNIIPILFTLAGNQPDISPDFAIPAVTLFGYSGLLAGPALIGFIAHYIGLTITFSGALLLLLFVAFGSQLVSRQR from the coding sequence ATGGAAATTAATTCAAAAACTTCCCCGGTGTATATTCAGTCACGAGAGCAGAATGCTACGCGCGCTATATTTTTTATTGCCGGGCTAGCGATGTCATCCTGGGCTCCGCTGATTCCCTTCGTTAAAACACGGCTTAATCTTAACGATAGTACTTTGGGGTTGCTGCTATTTTGCATTGCCGCTGGTTCAATGTTAATTATGCCATTTATTGGCAGTATAATTAAAAAATTTGGCTGTCGCCGCCTGATTATTCTTGGCGTGTTGGGACTTGCCGTTGATTTACCGCTGCTGATGCTATTTGACCAGCGCAGTACAATGGTGATGTCATTGCTGCTGTTCGGCACGTTTAACGGCATGCTCGATGTCGCGATGAACGCCCACGCAGTTGTTGTTGAGCAGGAAAGCGAGCAGGCGAAAATGTCCGGCTTCCATGGATTTTATAGTATCGGTAGTATCGCCGGGGCGGGAAGTGTCAGTCTCTTCCTGTGGCTGGATGCAACGCCTCTGCTTTCCGTTTGCGCTATCTCCGTTTTGTTGGCTCTGCTTCTCGCGACGTATTCCCGCTACATTTTGCCGAAACAGAGCGATGCAACAGGCAGCAAATGCGAAACGCTCCGCGTATTGTGTCATCCTCCAGTTCTGATTATCGCGGTTCTCTGTTTTTTTGTCTTTATGCTCGAAGGCGCAATGCTGGACTGGTCGGCGGTCTTCATGACGTCAGAGCGGGGAATGAGCGTTTCGCTTGCGGGCTTTGGCTACACTCTCTACTCCATCACTGTTGCTCTTGGACGCCTGAGCGGTGACCGGCTGGTTGGCTCTCTGGGTGGCAAATCTATGCTGTTGCTCGGTTGTGCGATTGCCTGCGCAGGAATTGTGTTACTCGTCTTTACACGCTGGGGCGCGTTGCCTGGATTTATCCTGGTGGGGGCGGGACTGTCCAACATCATCCCCATCCTCTTCACTTTGGCCGGAAATCAGCCGGACATTTCCCCCGATTTTGCTATCCCTGCCGTTACGCTTTTCGGATACAGCGGCCTGCTTGCCGGGCCTGCTCTTATCGGCTTTATCGCCCACTATATCGGACTCACTATCACCTTCAGCGGCGCACTGTTACTGCTTTTGTTTGTGGCATTCGGTTCGCAGCTTGTTTCTCGTCAGCGTTAA
- a CDS encoding radical SAM protein: protein MENDAIASLKDLDPAYPVPAVYHFLLQPENQEFLDYVHKDPFGCHVFPGDIENYPLESFFSDMEQGIREAKQIHLWAYIPTCRYRCHFCQFPTVILNPESASAEGIFRDLVDYNIKEARMWLEKVPSLAKAEIGEFNIFGGTPSLLPEPELRRLMDFYYTHFNFSAATLRFEGEPGTLNREYLGILKELGFSKISFGTQSFNDAIIASSGRQHTADECEETIRCAREQGIDWVSVDLIYGMLGQTVDDVKYDIERILALDLSHVVCTKLHMEEFMKTRTGVSGERESLWQKKGLIRTNGMTFPGLGKQYQMRELVEKYLKGNYREHPTMYFHQNHREAEKWKGLITDLDKQYPEVAIGLGGSSKCTRAEAINITHYKQYKQYLDEGRLPIEKSHGISPGQREVNAFKMALSTLIPVDDSVFSKRFSGKSFLKNHIIKTTLEKLQEKKLVVIEQGVVTLTPVGTTLVEAIINTQFTLTDAGQE, encoded by the coding sequence ATGGAGAATGACGCTATTGCATCATTAAAAGATCTCGATCCTGCCTACCCGGTTCCGGCGGTGTACCATTTTCTTTTACAGCCTGAAAACCAGGAATTTTTGGATTATGTCCACAAAGATCCATTTGGCTGCCACGTCTTTCCTGGTGATATTGAGAACTACCCGCTCGAGTCCTTTTTTTCCGATATGGAACAGGGCATTCGCGAAGCAAAACAGATCCATCTTTGGGCTTATATTCCTACCTGCCGGTATCGCTGCCATTTCTGCCAGTTCCCGACGGTTATTCTGAATCCTGAGTCAGCGTCGGCAGAGGGGATATTCCGGGATCTGGTTGATTACAATATTAAAGAAGCCAGGATGTGGCTGGAAAAAGTGCCGAGTCTGGCAAAGGCGGAAATTGGCGAGTTCAATATTTTCGGCGGCACGCCTTCCCTGCTCCCGGAGCCTGAGTTGCGCCGACTTATGGACTTCTATTACACGCATTTCAATTTCTCCGCAGCGACGCTGCGCTTTGAAGGTGAGCCTGGAACGCTGAACCGTGAATATCTCGGCATTCTGAAAGAGCTGGGCTTCAGCAAAATCAGCTTTGGGACTCAGTCTTTTAACGATGCCATCATTGCCTCCAGTGGCCGCCAGCACACCGCCGATGAGTGTGAAGAGACCATTCGCTGTGCTCGGGAACAGGGCATCGACTGGGTAAGCGTTGATCTTATCTACGGTATGCTGGGCCAGACCGTGGATGATGTGAAATACGATATTGAACGCATCCTGGCGCTTGATCTCTCGCATGTGGTATGTACCAAGCTACACATGGAAGAGTTCATGAAAACGCGCACCGGCGTTTCCGGAGAACGCGAAAGCCTCTGGCAAAAGAAAGGGCTTATCAGGACGAACGGTATGACCTTTCCGGGACTGGGCAAGCAATACCAAATGCGTGAGCTGGTAGAGAAATACCTCAAAGGGAACTATCGCGAACACCCGACGATGTATTTCCACCAGAATCACCGCGAAGCTGAAAAATGGAAGGGGCTGATTACCGACCTCGATAAGCAATATCCTGAGGTGGCTATAGGTCTGGGCGGCAGTTCAAAATGCACCCGCGCTGAAGCCATTAATATCACCCACTATAAACAATATAAGCAGTACCTCGATGAGGGCCGCCTGCCGATTGAAAAAAGCCATGGCATCTCGCCCGGACAGCGCGAAGTGAACGCTTTCAAAATGGCGCTCTCCACGTTGATCCCGGTTGATGACAGCGTATTCTCGAAACGTTTTAGCGGTAAAAGCTTTTTAAAAAACCACATCATCAAAACCACGCTGGAAAAGCTGCAGGAGAAAAAGCTGGTTGTTATCGAGCAGGGTGTAGTTACTCTGACGCCAGTAGGCACGACGCTTGTAGAAGCGATCATTAATACCCAATTCACCTTAACCGATGCCGGGCAGGAGTAA
- a CDS encoding glycosyltransferase produces the protein MGVYGQRYAMFISFDAVAVSGITVEALKISQSLKQKGIKSYLDLGYDIKVDKGNFNKPYDHEHEIYHDVFTLTRINDITSVPHYSPEFIDKIHAVLIGEKLAVSPEEKSNIITAAGESSRALAERIVLQWEQLQICIVIVENGTLPENIIYTRALYLAIEQYGRRHQLKNFVIWRDHDLMWNSEKNIMKYGLPPYDHAIKPVKSPFISYVTLNNDLKEKLEEWCKREVNIHVVKNTYSFTPQQSLKNIRASLDIPAQDIVIARTTRIIPQKRLDRDVVLIQRLNHLFREHNIDKTVWLLIAGDTHEHPRHTADLEQLTHKLDVGACVKFLGPLHHNFMPMSQGKITIEDLYHSCDVVSFLTSWDYDSYGNPIGEAISSHRCYISTHYEYYTEVYGQHGFEAPVMRISDGEDGLPDEDFINEVFLLLTNKPEMDRIAAKNFAIGKRILSNNVMDILNITAPGVNMRDNTFVSVVLPVYNESDRIYEVLASLFNQQTHGRLITHDSYEIIIVDNNSCDDSVEKINQFKEKYPAMDVHIIQEKIQGVSSARKCGMDYASLRSRARDARLGKSNKHYIVSADADCTVDPYWLHALIEKMIADDGDLGTCNYYYNRDVFLERPNLFREIQKTLSCRDVSFSLFGGFPDGKGFAVERGLYEKIGGIEIFYQLEKGRFVEHLSDDWDFGIKVIAFGGKPVYAKESFVEINSRRVDTIIDDVINGVAYGSDGIIIMKDVRPDVSMQKKALVDLNEEQARQGWEYSIKDYIPKNIILPVLLNPHILLENECVRDFFSPSVADRLYQRIHAIKREMSIIDFKPIHSYKTPAYRLYFEFRHEIFAALRNAVGEDIGFAPPLPACFEDVAEKDFERFVWYFCEDRESGEAHNYFANGGVF, from the coding sequence ATGGGTGTCTACGGTCAAAGATATGCAATGTTCATTTCTTTCGATGCCGTAGCCGTATCGGGTATTACGGTGGAAGCGTTGAAAATTTCACAAAGTCTTAAGCAGAAAGGTATTAAGTCCTATCTTGATCTCGGTTACGATATAAAAGTCGATAAAGGCAATTTTAATAAACCCTACGATCATGAACACGAGATTTATCACGACGTGTTTACGTTGACACGTATCAATGATATTACTTCTGTTCCACATTACTCCCCCGAATTCATTGATAAAATCCATGCCGTGCTGATCGGAGAAAAGCTCGCTGTATCTCCTGAGGAAAAATCAAATATCATTACAGCCGCAGGCGAATCATCACGGGCTTTAGCGGAGAGAATCGTTCTTCAGTGGGAACAACTGCAAATCTGTATCGTTATTGTTGAAAACGGTACGCTTCCTGAAAATATTATCTACACCAGAGCGCTTTATCTCGCCATAGAGCAGTATGGTCGTCGTCATCAGCTTAAGAATTTCGTTATCTGGCGAGATCACGATCTGATGTGGAACAGCGAAAAAAATATTATGAAATACGGCTTGCCGCCGTACGACCATGCCATTAAACCGGTGAAATCCCCCTTCATTAGTTACGTCACGCTGAACAACGATCTTAAAGAGAAACTGGAAGAGTGGTGCAAGCGGGAAGTGAATATTCACGTCGTCAAAAATACCTACAGTTTTACCCCTCAGCAGTCTTTGAAAAATATTCGTGCTTCGCTGGATATTCCTGCACAGGATATTGTCATCGCCAGAACAACACGCATCATTCCGCAGAAACGCCTGGACCGTGACGTAGTGCTGATTCAGCGTCTTAACCACCTGTTCAGAGAGCATAACATTGATAAAACGGTATGGTTGCTGATTGCTGGTGATACTCACGAACATCCCCGGCATACCGCAGATCTTGAACAGTTAACTCATAAGCTGGATGTCGGTGCCTGCGTGAAGTTTCTTGGCCCGCTACACCATAATTTTATGCCGATGAGCCAGGGCAAAATCACAATTGAGGATCTCTATCATTCCTGCGATGTGGTCTCATTCCTTACCTCATGGGACTACGACAGCTATGGAAATCCGATCGGCGAAGCCATCAGTAGCCACCGCTGTTACATCTCCACACACTACGAATACTACACAGAAGTTTACGGCCAGCACGGTTTCGAAGCCCCGGTAATGAGAATATCAGATGGTGAGGACGGTCTTCCTGACGAGGATTTTATCAATGAAGTCTTTCTACTGCTGACAAATAAACCGGAAATGGATCGAATTGCCGCGAAGAATTTTGCCATTGGCAAAAGAATACTTTCTAACAACGTTATGGATATCCTTAATATAACCGCACCAGGAGTAAATATGCGCGATAACACTTTTGTCTCAGTAGTACTGCCTGTTTACAATGAAAGTGACAGAATTTATGAGGTATTAGCATCATTATTTAATCAACAAACTCATGGCAGATTAATTACGCATGATTCGTATGAAATCATTATTGTAGATAACAATTCTTGTGATGATTCAGTTGAGAAGATAAATCAGTTCAAAGAAAAATATCCAGCTATGGATGTTCATATTATTCAGGAGAAAATTCAGGGCGTCTCTTCGGCTCGTAAATGCGGTATGGATTACGCATCCCTGCGCTCACGCGCTCGCGATGCCCGGTTGGGCAAAAGCAATAAGCATTATATTGTCTCAGCCGATGCGGATTGCACCGTTGATCCCTACTGGTTGCATGCGCTGATAGAAAAAATGATCGCTGATGATGGCGATCTGGGCACCTGTAATTATTACTACAACCGCGATGTTTTCCTGGAGCGGCCAAATCTGTTTCGAGAAATCCAGAAAACCCTGAGCTGCCGCGACGTTTCATTCTCGCTGTTTGGTGGCTTTCCGGACGGAAAGGGCTTTGCCGTAGAGCGCGGACTCTATGAAAAAATTGGCGGAATCGAAATATTTTATCAGCTGGAAAAAGGTCGCTTTGTCGAACATCTTTCCGACGACTGGGATTTTGGTATTAAAGTTATTGCCTTTGGCGGCAAACCGGTTTATGCCAAAGAATCTTTTGTTGAAATTAACAGCCGCCGCGTGGACACCATTATTGATGACGTAATTAACGGCGTCGCTTACGGCAGCGACGGCATCATTATTATGAAAGACGTTCGTCCGGACGTGTCCATGCAAAAAAAGGCCCTTGTCGATCTTAATGAAGAGCAGGCCAGACAGGGATGGGAATACTCAATAAAAGATTATATTCCGAAGAATATCATTCTGCCGGTACTGCTCAATCCGCATATTTTATTAGAAAATGAGTGCGTACGAGACTTTTTCTCACCTTCAGTTGCAGATCGGCTTTATCAGCGCATTCATGCCATCAAACGCGAAATGAGCATCATCGACTTCAAACCTATTCATAGTTATAAAACGCCGGCCTATCGGCTTTACTTCGAATTCCGCCACGAGATATTTGCTGCCTTGCGCAACGCGGTCGGGGAAGACATTGGCTTTGCACCGCCGCTGCCGGCCTGTTTTGAAGATGTAGCTGAAAAAGATTTCGAACGTTTTGTCTGGTATTTCTGTGAAGATCGCGAGTCCGGTGAAGCCCATAACTACTTTGCCAATGGGGGGGTATTCTGA
- the tssB gene encoding type VI secretion system contractile sheath small subunit, producing MADSFQNEVPKARINLKPGLHTGGASKKTGLPLKLLVAGDVSNGQESAPLSERKEISLNKNNFDSVLSESSPKINLTVKNTLADDGSEDNISLAFQSMKDFTPEQVSRQIPQLHLLYPALAGGCESLTLCGAALMNKSELSQIKRIFYPGWLMASQLRGGQEVRDGEGLFRRACRLVQEATR from the coding sequence ATGGCTGATAGTTTCCAGAATGAGGTGCCAAAGGCACGTATTAATCTAAAGCCTGGCTTGCATACAGGGGGAGCCAGCAAGAAAACCGGGCTCCCTCTGAAATTACTGGTGGCGGGCGACGTCAGTAATGGTCAGGAGTCTGCACCCCTATCTGAGCGCAAAGAAATTAGCTTAAACAAAAATAATTTTGATTCTGTTCTTTCCGAATCTTCCCCAAAGATCAATCTGACAGTTAAAAACACCTTGGCTGATGACGGCAGCGAAGACAACATCAGCCTGGCCTTCCAGAGCATGAAAGATTTCACCCCGGAACAGGTCTCCCGGCAAATCCCTCAGTTGCACCTTCTATACCCCGCGCTCGCTGGGGGATGTGAGTCTTTAACTCTTTGCGGTGCTGCGCTCATGAATAAATCCGAACTAAGTCAGATTAAACGTATTTTCTACCCAGGCTGGCTGATGGCCAGCCAGCTGCGAGGTGGTCAGGAAGTCCGGGACGGGGAAGGGCTCTTTCGCCGGGCCTGTCGTCTGGTGCAGGAGGCAACCCGGTGA
- a CDS encoding sigma-54-dependent Fis family transcriptional regulator translates to MIPSTTPSILMQIQPKIQKFAGMLASVLQLEVEIVDNLLCRVAGTGIFDTQIGRKLNTSSQLLRHIVESKKEKVVTHSRFDPFCDGCHSKANCKEKAFIGTPVIYHGQCVGVISLVALTHEQQVRINDNIQAFSDYVRHVSSIFVTRFLQDLSSNDNIQKVFLTMIEFMDQGVLVVGHDNKIKFANPSALKIIGASAGNMIGKSIHFRPLTFEDHFRHGHMQHVVSFDDKKELIIGQLHAVQEQWLFLMAFHQSHSSAELSAAHEEPLIESLIGECRPMRQLKKLIHRVAPGPSSVMIVGESGTGKEVVARAIHKLSDRSVKPFVAINCAAIPEHLLESELFGYVKGAFTGASTNGKTGLIQAANHGTLFLDEIGDMPLTLQVKLLRAIESREVQPVGACHPLPVDIRIISATNQNLAQAISEGKFREDLYYRLNVIPLRLPPLRERQQDIELLVHYFLHLHTHRLDLVYPGVAPEVVAFLQRYRWPGNIRELSNLMEYLVNVVPSGEIIDISLLPPNLLSSDNVSGTGAHVTAAEGRAESVTALEEMERQMIFDALSRYGNKKQAADVLGIGIATLYRKIKKYALEGV, encoded by the coding sequence ATGATTCCATCCACTACGCCCTCCATTTTGATGCAGATTCAACCTAAGATACAAAAATTCGCCGGGATGCTGGCAAGCGTTCTGCAGCTGGAAGTGGAAATTGTTGATAATTTATTATGCAGGGTAGCCGGAACGGGAATATTTGATACGCAAATTGGGCGTAAACTCAATACAAGTTCGCAACTTTTACGCCACATTGTTGAGTCAAAAAAGGAGAAAGTGGTGACCCACTCGCGCTTCGATCCCTTCTGTGATGGTTGCCACAGCAAAGCGAACTGCAAAGAGAAAGCCTTTATCGGCACTCCGGTTATCTATCATGGGCAGTGTGTTGGGGTGATAAGCCTGGTAGCATTAACCCACGAGCAGCAAGTGCGTATCAACGACAATATTCAGGCCTTTTCAGATTATGTTCGCCATGTCTCATCGATATTTGTCACGCGCTTTCTTCAGGATCTCTCCAGCAACGATAATATTCAGAAAGTTTTTTTAACCATGATCGAGTTTATGGACCAGGGCGTGCTGGTAGTCGGTCACGATAATAAAATTAAATTTGCTAACCCTTCGGCACTGAAAATTATCGGTGCCTCCGCAGGAAATATGATTGGTAAGAGTATTCACTTTCGCCCGCTAACCTTTGAAGACCATTTCCGCCACGGCCATATGCAGCACGTCGTTTCATTTGATGATAAGAAAGAACTTATCATTGGTCAGTTGCATGCGGTTCAGGAGCAGTGGTTATTTTTAATGGCCTTTCACCAGTCACACTCATCAGCAGAATTAAGCGCCGCTCACGAAGAGCCTTTAATTGAGAGCCTGATCGGGGAGTGTCGCCCGATGCGACAGTTGAAAAAGCTGATTCACCGCGTCGCGCCCGGCCCTTCGAGCGTGATGATTGTCGGCGAGAGCGGCACCGGCAAAGAGGTGGTCGCCAGAGCGATCCATAAACTGAGCGATCGCAGCGTCAAACCATTCGTTGCCATCAACTGCGCGGCGATCCCGGAGCATCTACTGGAGAGCGAGCTGTTCGGCTACGTTAAGGGCGCGTTCACCGGCGCATCGACGAATGGCAAGACAGGGCTTATTCAGGCGGCAAATCATGGCACCCTGTTTCTCGATGAGATTGGCGATATGCCATTAACCCTGCAGGTGAAGCTGCTGCGCGCGATAGAGTCGCGAGAGGTGCAGCCGGTGGGTGCCTGCCACCCGTTGCCGGTGGATATTCGTATCATCTCCGCGACCAACCAAAACCTTGCGCAGGCCATTTCTGAGGGTAAATTCCGCGAGGATCTCTACTATCGCCTGAATGTTATCCCGCTGCGTTTACCGCCGCTGCGCGAGCGCCAGCAGGATATTGAACTACTGGTCCACTACTTCCTCCATCTGCATACCCACCGGCTGGATCTGGTCTACCCCGGCGTTGCGCCGGAGGTGGTCGCCTTTCTGCAACGCTACCGCTGGCCAGGCAATATCCGCGAGCTGAGCAATCTGATGGAGTACCTGGTCAACGTCGTCCCCTCCGGCGAGATTATCGATATCTCGCTCTTACCGCCCAATCTGTTGAGCAGCGACAACGTGAGCGGAACCGGCGCGCATGTTACAGCAGCCGAAGGACGGGCAGAGAGCGTTACGGCGCTGGAGGAGATGGAGCGGCAGATGATTTTTGATGCGCTCTCGCGCTACGGCAATAAAAAGCAGGCAGCGGATGTGTTGGGGATTGGTATCGCTACGCTGTATCGCAAAATTAAAAAGTATGCGCTGGAGGGGGTGTAA